The following proteins are encoded in a genomic region of Triticum dicoccoides isolate Atlit2015 ecotype Zavitan chromosome 1B, WEW_v2.0, whole genome shotgun sequence:
- the LOC119349658 gene encoding uncharacterized protein LOC119349658 — protein MALGGCGNEADGARANHGGSSTGQRQQHGGRPLVWEGNGTANRSGSGDQDANGSGSQRPWKGLKDNNLYDPWNHAWPYYGGFDCTYYSLKHKGGGATRVAEHLGGIVGNVRSCPNVPRNVRDAMRECRDESRRKKRDKQNSRLRIERNIMEGLYKKGGVVNVPDDDEEEIQMNIREALRDPNVSRRIERRIGKGGVGDVHVSVGKRSISAYFDRQLSSNKVYMQPKISSALDPNSRDALGLAWSKFFHANDIAGRKADCPYFRAAVKITQQLGPIPIPTAKEIDGPYLEANYDEANSFLQKFKQDWKNFGVTLMCDSWTGPTGMSIINFMVYCNARMFFLNTIDASGQTQNSGYFFLLFLALYLLLE, from the exons ATGGCGCTCGGCGGCTGCGGCAACGAAGCTGATGGTGCACGAGCCAACCATGGAGGCAGTAGCACGGGGCAGCGACAGCAGCATGGAGGGCGTCCTCTTGTTTGGGAAG GTAATGGAACTGCAAATAGGAGTGGCAGCGGCGACCAGGATGCAAATGGAAGTGGTTCCCAAAGACCTTGGAAAG GACTTAAAGACAATAACTTATATGATCCTTGGAACCATGCATGGCCGTATTATGGGGGTTTTGATTGCACGTACTACAGCCTAAAGCACAAAGGTGGAGGTGCAACCCGTGTCGCGGAGCACCTTGGTGGTATTGTAGGTAATGTGAGGAGCTGTCCCAATGTGCCAAGAAATGTGAGAGATGCAATGAGAGAGTGCCGGGATGAATCAAGGAGGAAGAAAAGAGACAAACAAAATAGCAGGCTGAGAATTGAAAGAAATATTATGGAAGGGTTGTATAAAAAAGGAGGGGTGGTTAACGTaccagatgatgatgaagaagaaattcAGATGAATATTAGAGAAGCATTGCGTGACCCGAATGTCTCTCGCAGAATTGAAAGGAGAATTGGCAAGGGGGGTGTGGGTGATGTGCATGTTTCTGTTGGTAAAAGGAGTATCAGCGCCTATTTTGACAGGCAATTATCTAGCAACAAAGTATATATGCAGCCCAAGATCAGTAGTGCTTTGGATCCTAATTCAAGAGATGCACTTGGTCTAGCTTGGTCCAAGTTTTTTCATGCCAATGATATTGCTGGACGTAAAGCTGATTGCCCATACTTTCGAGCTGCTGTGAAGATCACTCAACAATTAGGGCCTATTCCTATACCAACCGCGAAGGAGATTGATGGGCCATATTTGGAGGCCAACTATGATGAAGCTAATTCGTTTCTTCAAAAATTCAAACAAGACTGGAAGAACTTTGGTGTGACTCTTATGTGCGATTCTTGGACTGGTCCTACAGGAATGAGCATCATAAACTTCATGGTGTATTGTAATGCACGAATGTTCTTCCTCAATACCATTGATGCATCCGGACAAACTCAGAATTCAGGTtacttcttccttctcttcttagCACTTTACTTGCTTCTTGAATAA